Proteins found in one Anabas testudineus chromosome 1, fAnaTes1.2, whole genome shotgun sequence genomic segment:
- the rab11fip4b gene encoding rab11 family-interacting protein 4B isoform X3 yields MTSVHEGWAGGKRGTAGHGLPSLVDGGGEEEPVCPVIMCTRAYPDPVPECQLFPGEVEEPEEEVGDDGKDRESDRDSAVESTPGSDASDGLIRLGDKEEALGDLFFPGEKCGQTSISVTSDLSTRSSASLNEEQFEDYGEGEEPDYTPSSPCPDDETRTNGYSDLGSSVPSSAGQTPRKVRQHYPGEMMDVYCSQCNKKVNQLNDLEARLKNLKANSPNRKISSTAFGRQLLHNSNLSSSNGSTEDLFRDSIDSCDIDLNEKVSSLEKKVAELESEILMNSEVKSKLKQENTQLVHRVNELEEQLKDQETRAEQNVQEGLRRHREAYSKMERDKNTQIELLTNRVKQLEEENSEISLNMCRLKSQTEKLDEEKQRMTDKLEDTSLRLKDEMDLYRKMMDKLKQNRLQFQKEKEAMQELIEDLRRELEHLQLFKLEAEKPGRGRSSSSSLSDFNSRTREVELEHEIKRLKQGFVSQDFLPPEFQHLVLSGARLRPGLMVKLLL; encoded by the exons GAGGAGGAGCCGGTTTGTCCGGTCATCATGTGCACACGGGCCTATCCTGACCCCGTCCCCGAGTGCCAGCTGTTCCCTGGAGAAGTGGAGGAGCccgaggaggaggtgggagacGACGGCAAGGACAGGGAATCAGACAGAGACAGCGCTGTGGAAAGCACACCAGGATCAGACGCATCTGACGGGCTAATCAGACTAGGGGACAAGGAAGAAGCACTAGGGGATCTGTTTTTTCCAGGGGAGAA GTGTGGGCAGACTAGCATCTCAGTAACCTCTGACCTGTCAACACGTTCCTCAGCTTCTCTGAACGAGGAGCAGTTTGAGGACTACGGGGAGGGGGAAGAACCAGACTACACTCCCAGTAGCCCCTGTCCAGACGACGAGACTCGTACAAACGGTTACTCTGATCTAGGCTCATCGGTTCCCTCCAG cgCGGGCCAGACTCCTCGGAAGGTTCGTCAGCATTACCCCGGTGAAATGATGGATGTCTACTGTTCTCAGTGCAACAAAAAGGTCAACCAGCTAAATGACCTGGAAGCTCGCCTTAAAAACCTCAAGGCTAATAG CCCCAACAGGAAAATCTCCAGTACTGCTTTTGGAAG GCAGCTGCTTCACAACAGCAACCTGAGCAGCAGTAACGGCAGCACAGAAGACCTTTTCCGGGACAGCATTGACTCCTGTGACATCGACCTCAATGAAAAG gtgAGTTCTTTGGAGAAGAAGGTGGCAGAACTGGAGAGTGAGATCCTGATGAACAGTGAGGTCAAGTCCAAGCTGAAGCAGGAGAACACACAACTAGTACACAG GGTTAAtgagctggaggagcagctgaaggaccaggagACACGAGCAGAACAAAATGTGCAGGAGGGCCTAAGACGACACAGAGAGGCCTATAgcaagatggagagagacaaaaacacacagatagagCTGCTGACCAACCG agtgaagcagctggaggaggagaacagtGAAATATCTCTTAACATGTGCCGGCTCAAgtcacagacagagaaactggATGAG GAGAAGCAGAGGATGACAGACAAGTTGGAGGACACCAGTCTGCGCCTGAAAGATGAGATGGACCTCTACAGGAAAATGATggacaaactgaaacagaacagactCCAGTttcagaaggagaaagaagccATGCAGGAG CTGATAGAGGACCTGCGTCGAGAGCTGGAGCATTTGCAGCTGTTCAAGCTGGAGGCAGAGAAGCCTGGTCGGGGCCGCAGCTCTTCCTCAAGCCTTTCAGATTTCAACAGCAGGACCAGGGAGGTGGAGCTAGAGCACGAGATCAAGAGGCTCAAGCAG ggATTTGTGTCCCAGGACTTTCTTCCCCCTGAATTCCAGCACCTGGTGTTGTCTGGGGCTCGGCTCCGTCCTGGTCTCATGGTAAAATTGcttctgtga
- the rab11fip4b gene encoding rab11 family-interacting protein 4B isoform X2, which yields MCTRAYPDPVPECQLFPGEVEEPEEEVGDDGKDRESDRDSAVESTPGSDASDGLIRLGDKEEALGDLFFPGEKCGQTSISVTSDLSTRSSASLNEEQFEDYGEGEEPDYTPSSPCPDDETRTNGYSDLGSSVPSSAGQTPRKVRQHYPGEMMDVYCSQCNKKVNQLNDLEARLKNLKANSPNRKISSTAFGRQLLHNSNLSSSNGSTEDLFRDSIDSCDIDLNEKVSSLEKKVAELESEILMNSEVKSKLKQENTQLVHRVNELEEQLKDQETRAEQNVQEGLRRHREAYSKMERDKNTQIELLTNRVKQLEEENSEISLNMCRLKSQTEKLDEEKQRMTDKLEDTSLRLKDEMDLYRKMMDKLKQNRLQFQKEKEAMQELIEDLRRELEHLQLFKLEAEKPGRGRSSSSSLSDFNSRTREVELEHEIKRLKQDNQKLREQNDDLNGQILSLSLYEAKNLFATQTKAQSLAAEIDNASRDQLMEALKEQEEINLRLRQYMDKIILSILDHNPSILEIKN from the exons ATGTGCACACGGGCCTATCCTGACCCCGTCCCCGAGTGCCAGCTGTTCCCTGGAGAAGTGGAGGAGCccgaggaggaggtgggagacGACGGCAAGGACAGGGAATCAGACAGAGACAGCGCTGTGGAAAGCACACCAGGATCAGACGCATCTGACGGGCTAATCAGACTAGGGGACAAGGAAGAAGCACTAGGGGATCTGTTTTTTCCAGGGGAGAA GTGTGGGCAGACTAGCATCTCAGTAACCTCTGACCTGTCAACACGTTCCTCAGCTTCTCTGAACGAGGAGCAGTTTGAGGACTACGGGGAGGGGGAAGAACCAGACTACACTCCCAGTAGCCCCTGTCCAGACGACGAGACTCGTACAAACGGTTACTCTGATCTAGGCTCATCGGTTCCCTCCAG cgCGGGCCAGACTCCTCGGAAGGTTCGTCAGCATTACCCCGGTGAAATGATGGATGTCTACTGTTCTCAGTGCAACAAAAAGGTCAACCAGCTAAATGACCTGGAAGCTCGCCTTAAAAACCTCAAGGCTAATAG CCCCAACAGGAAAATCTCCAGTACTGCTTTTGGAAG GCAGCTGCTTCACAACAGCAACCTGAGCAGCAGTAACGGCAGCACAGAAGACCTTTTCCGGGACAGCATTGACTCCTGTGACATCGACCTCAATGAAAAG gtgAGTTCTTTGGAGAAGAAGGTGGCAGAACTGGAGAGTGAGATCCTGATGAACAGTGAGGTCAAGTCCAAGCTGAAGCAGGAGAACACACAACTAGTACACAG GGTTAAtgagctggaggagcagctgaaggaccaggagACACGAGCAGAACAAAATGTGCAGGAGGGCCTAAGACGACACAGAGAGGCCTATAgcaagatggagagagacaaaaacacacagatagagCTGCTGACCAACCG agtgaagcagctggaggaggagaacagtGAAATATCTCTTAACATGTGCCGGCTCAAgtcacagacagagaaactggATGAG GAGAAGCAGAGGATGACAGACAAGTTGGAGGACACCAGTCTGCGCCTGAAAGATGAGATGGACCTCTACAGGAAAATGATggacaaactgaaacagaacagactCCAGTttcagaaggagaaagaagccATGCAGGAG CTGATAGAGGACCTGCGTCGAGAGCTGGAGCATTTGCAGCTGTTCAAGCTGGAGGCAGAGAAGCCTGGTCGGGGCCGCAGCTCTTCCTCAAGCCTTTCAGATTTCAACAGCAGGACCAGGGAGGTGGAGCTAGAGCACGAGATCAAGAGGCTCAAGCAG GACAACCAGAAGCTGAGAGAGCAAAACGATGACCTGAATGGTCAGATCCTCAGCCTCAGCTTATATGAAGCTAAGAACCTGTTTGCCACACAGACCAAGGCCCAGTCTCTGGCTGCAGAGATAGATAACGCCTCCAGAGACCAG ttAATGGAAGCCCtgaaggagcaggaggagataAACCTACGTCTGCGACAGTACATGGACAAAATAATACTGTCCATCCTGGACCACAACCCTTCCATCCTAGAAATCAAAAACTAG
- the rab11fip4b gene encoding rab11 family-interacting protein 4B isoform X1 encodes MTSVHEGWAGGKRGTAGHGLPSLVDGGGEEEPVCPVIMCTRAYPDPVPECQLFPGEVEEPEEEVGDDGKDRESDRDSAVESTPGSDASDGLIRLGDKEEALGDLFFPGEKCGQTSISVTSDLSTRSSASLNEEQFEDYGEGEEPDYTPSSPCPDDETRTNGYSDLGSSVPSSAGQTPRKVRQHYPGEMMDVYCSQCNKKVNQLNDLEARLKNLKANSPNRKISSTAFGRQLLHNSNLSSSNGSTEDLFRDSIDSCDIDLNEKVSSLEKKVAELESEILMNSEVKSKLKQENTQLVHRVNELEEQLKDQETRAEQNVQEGLRRHREAYSKMERDKNTQIELLTNRVKQLEEENSEISLNMCRLKSQTEKLDEEKQRMTDKLEDTSLRLKDEMDLYRKMMDKLKQNRLQFQKEKEAMQELIEDLRRELEHLQLFKLEAEKPGRGRSSSSSLSDFNSRTREVELEHEIKRLKQDNQKLREQNDDLNGQILSLSLYEAKNLFATQTKAQSLAAEIDNASRDQLMEALKEQEEINLRLRQYMDKIILSILDHNPSILEIKN; translated from the exons GAGGAGGAGCCGGTTTGTCCGGTCATCATGTGCACACGGGCCTATCCTGACCCCGTCCCCGAGTGCCAGCTGTTCCCTGGAGAAGTGGAGGAGCccgaggaggaggtgggagacGACGGCAAGGACAGGGAATCAGACAGAGACAGCGCTGTGGAAAGCACACCAGGATCAGACGCATCTGACGGGCTAATCAGACTAGGGGACAAGGAAGAAGCACTAGGGGATCTGTTTTTTCCAGGGGAGAA GTGTGGGCAGACTAGCATCTCAGTAACCTCTGACCTGTCAACACGTTCCTCAGCTTCTCTGAACGAGGAGCAGTTTGAGGACTACGGGGAGGGGGAAGAACCAGACTACACTCCCAGTAGCCCCTGTCCAGACGACGAGACTCGTACAAACGGTTACTCTGATCTAGGCTCATCGGTTCCCTCCAG cgCGGGCCAGACTCCTCGGAAGGTTCGTCAGCATTACCCCGGTGAAATGATGGATGTCTACTGTTCTCAGTGCAACAAAAAGGTCAACCAGCTAAATGACCTGGAAGCTCGCCTTAAAAACCTCAAGGCTAATAG CCCCAACAGGAAAATCTCCAGTACTGCTTTTGGAAG GCAGCTGCTTCACAACAGCAACCTGAGCAGCAGTAACGGCAGCACAGAAGACCTTTTCCGGGACAGCATTGACTCCTGTGACATCGACCTCAATGAAAAG gtgAGTTCTTTGGAGAAGAAGGTGGCAGAACTGGAGAGTGAGATCCTGATGAACAGTGAGGTCAAGTCCAAGCTGAAGCAGGAGAACACACAACTAGTACACAG GGTTAAtgagctggaggagcagctgaaggaccaggagACACGAGCAGAACAAAATGTGCAGGAGGGCCTAAGACGACACAGAGAGGCCTATAgcaagatggagagagacaaaaacacacagatagagCTGCTGACCAACCG agtgaagcagctggaggaggagaacagtGAAATATCTCTTAACATGTGCCGGCTCAAgtcacagacagagaaactggATGAG GAGAAGCAGAGGATGACAGACAAGTTGGAGGACACCAGTCTGCGCCTGAAAGATGAGATGGACCTCTACAGGAAAATGATggacaaactgaaacagaacagactCCAGTttcagaaggagaaagaagccATGCAGGAG CTGATAGAGGACCTGCGTCGAGAGCTGGAGCATTTGCAGCTGTTCAAGCTGGAGGCAGAGAAGCCTGGTCGGGGCCGCAGCTCTTCCTCAAGCCTTTCAGATTTCAACAGCAGGACCAGGGAGGTGGAGCTAGAGCACGAGATCAAGAGGCTCAAGCAG GACAACCAGAAGCTGAGAGAGCAAAACGATGACCTGAATGGTCAGATCCTCAGCCTCAGCTTATATGAAGCTAAGAACCTGTTTGCCACACAGACCAAGGCCCAGTCTCTGGCTGCAGAGATAGATAACGCCTCCAGAGACCAG ttAATGGAAGCCCtgaaggagcaggaggagataAACCTACGTCTGCGACAGTACATGGACAAAATAATACTGTCCATCCTGGACCACAACCCTTCCATCCTAGAAATCAAAAACTAG